A genomic stretch from Clavelina lepadiformis chromosome 5, kaClaLepa1.1, whole genome shotgun sequence includes:
- the LOC143459011 gene encoding uncharacterized protein LOC143459011 isoform X1 → MGKIKGGITKAKFRYWVKEPKKRKRPVYLFGKTFGPALKPNANSHIVTRGSVEGDLTATNPEIPSTSNVNSSCGELEENLNYKIRREKLSSDWRLVEEKLFKLSITLYSPERRTCCVCFEEVANIIRCGDCGPNVYYCRQCWDNCHSFVWYHLPDIWMGNMFCKMVTPIRLLKRFDGHECQSSYTRHITVVDYKGFENVVSVQFCYCESEPETLLRLNLWTCSPKKPKLAVSIDLLEYFRALCLEKHLSTEGFCHALENRFLRVPGYTAGVKSLSRVLLQEVVEAYRHHVYKLQHLHGLVSSDDIDTGTLCPACEGNPEGMRTYCLDANFGLVRRILSGSRSCDPHHKQSFFLNQNEVDSFVDTYDENKYGSASKNCNDFQAGNIIRSKSKSSKLAIKGVFGVCCKHEFPTMFFDLKHGERLAYAVLAIEKLL, encoded by the exons ATGGGAAAAATAAAAGGA GGAATTACAAAAGCTAAGTTTCGATATTGGGTAAAAGAacccaaaaaaagaaaacgaccCGTTTACCTCTTTGGCAAAACATTTGGTCCAGCGTTGAAACCCAATGCAAACAGTCACATAGTTACAAGAGGTTCTGTGGAAGGTGATCTAACTGCTACAAATCCTGAAATACCAAGCACTAGTAATGTTAACAGTTCTTGTGGAG AGttggaagaaaatttaaattacaaaatcagaAGAGAGAAGCTGTCTTCAGATTGGCGATTAGTTgaagaaaagttgtttaagtTGTCCATAACCCTCTATTCTCCTGAGCGACGTACTTGCTGTGTATGCTTTGAAGAAGTTGCCAACATAATTCGTTGTGGAGATTGTGGGCCAAATGTATATTACTGTCGTCAGTGCTGGGATAACTGTCATTCTTTTGTTTGGTATCATTTGCCAGACATATGGAtg ggtaacatgttttgcaaaatggtCACTCCGATACGACTTTTGAAGAGATTTGATGGTCATGAATGTCAGTCAAGTTACACTCGACACATTACAGTGGTTGATTACAaag gttttgaaaatgtggtttctgtacaattttgctaTTGTGAGAGTGAGCCTGAAACTCTGTTAAGATTAAATCTGTGGACCTGTTCGCCCAAAAAGCCTAAACTAGCAGTATCCATTGACCTATTGGAATACTTTCGAGCCTTGTGTCTCGAAAAACATCTTTCCACTGAAGGATTTTGCCATGCTCTTGAAAATAGATTTTTGCGAGTACCTGGATATACAGCAGGG gtaaagTCTTTGTCAAGAGTTTTGCTACAAGAAGTGGTTGAGGCATATAGACACCATGTCTATAAGCTGCAACATCTGCATGGTTTGGTCTCTTCTGATGATATAGATACGGGTACCCTGTGTCCAGCATGTGAAGGG AATCCTGAAGGTATGCGGACATATTGCttagatgcaaattttggtttgGTGAGAAGAATTTTGTCCGGGAGTAGAAGCTGTGATCCTCACCACaaacaatctttttttttaaaccaaaacgaAGTCGACAGCTTTGTAGACACCtatgatgaaaacaaatatggctCGGCT TCCAAAAATTGCAATGACTTTCAAGCAGGCAACATCATTAGATCGAAATCTAAAAGCAGTAAACTGGCTATCAAAGGTGTATTTGgtgtttgttgtaaacatGAGTTTCCGACAAtgttttttgacttaaaacaTGGTGAAAG GCTAGCATATGCAGTTTTAGCTATTGAAAAACTTCTGTaa
- the LOC143459011 gene encoding uncharacterized protein LOC143459011 isoform X2 — protein MKPEHRTDLLTDGLILYGRKIKKKLGYALMNKLKRASCKMELAKSELEAMAASYPGGTLTQHQLKAIALQPEPYSSAEMASFSWVEEYSLKLQEYYWLKEEVEDLTKEITSEILSGKVDQIAKLDSHLSKVEVENGILIRWDVKDDMMLKYLSSAVKKKRAEILENIYKLNIERKFLSTLIQKYPAGQTIVQRLVRSIRKVNNNIRHQITMYNKYQNVPQNEMKSITFEMVVGSGPVKNVPGFIEKKIKEQHCIRERCKEEMCHLKEDMTSVMNFYQKQINIVSNLVEGCEVVEPYVVTHQLQAEIELLSFINDIKGTVPFQANTPLLNEKLGTSDMAKLDPMEKEDDESESPINLSELQHILTEFGSESEGSDNEDEA, from the exons ATGAAACCGGAACATCGTACTGATTTGCTTACCGATGGCTTGATTCTTTATGGGCGCAagatcaaaaaaaaattgg GTTATGCATTGATGAACAAGCTGAAGAGAGCTAGCTGCAAAATGGAATTGGCCAAGAGTGAATTAGAAGCTATGGCAGCTTCTTACCCTGGTG GAACATTAACACAACATCAATTAAAAGCAATAGCTCTGCAACCAGAGCCGTATTCTTCTGCAGAAATGGCATCTTTTTCTTGGGTAGAAGAATACTCACTTAAACTTCAAGAATACTACTGGTTGAA aGAAGAAGTTGAAGATTTGACCAAGGAAATAACGTCTGAAATACTTTCTGGAAAAGTTGACCAAATTGCTAA ACTTGACAGTCATCTTTCCAAAGTTGAAGTAGAAAACGGTATATTGATTCGTTGGGATGTAAAAGATGATATGatgcttaaatatttgtcaagtgctgtgaagaaaaaaagagcagaaattttggagaacatttataaattaaatatcgaaagaaaatttttatctacttTGATTCAAAAATACCCAG CTGGTCAAACAATTGTTCAACGACTAGTGCGAAGCATCAGGAAGGTTAACAACAACATTCGTCATCAGATTACTATGTATAATAAATACCAGAATGttccacaaaatgaaatgaaaagcaTAACTTTTGAAATGGTTGTCGGGTCTGGGCCAGTTAAAAACGTACctggttttattgaaaaaaaaatcaaggaaCAACATTGCATTCGGGAAAGGTGCAAAGAAGAAATGTGTCATTTAAAAGAAGATATGACAAGTGTGATGAACTTCtatcaaaagcaaataaacataGTGTCTAATCTTGTAGAAGGCTGTGAGGTTGTGGAACCATATGTGGTTACCCATCAGTTGCAAGCAGAGATCGAACTTCTTTCTTTTATAAATGACATTAAGGGCACAGTACCTTTTCAAGCAAATACACCTCTGCTCAATGAGAAGCTAGGCACTTCCGATATGGCAAAATTGGACCCAATGGagaaagaagatgatgaaagtgAATCACCAATAAATTTATCTGAGCTTCAACACATTTTAACTGAATTTGGCTCGGAAAGCGAAGGTTCAGATAACGAAGATGAAGCTTAA